TTATTTCAGATTGTTCAGGAAATTGAGAAGCAAAGGATAGAGGCTCTGAGCAACGCTGTGAATAAGTACAAGATCCACATGTGCAGCTACAGCCAAAGCCTCCTTCATGTGAGTTACTGTAATGTTATAAAGCAAACCTCAATCtgattaataattatacagGTGTAATGTGTCACCATTTCTAAAATGGTGAAGTAATCAAGTagtcaaaaaattattttttttttactttatagcatATTGTTGTAGAAGtgtaataatttataatctCTCATTCTGCGGATAAgaatatatactatattactTGTTAAAATTGCCATATAAATAAGTGTAATTAAACTTAATGACATTGAATTAAAGTGTAATTTTTGACAGATTGCTTTACGGTTTATTGTATACAAATGGGTAAAGATTAATAGATCGTGATCTGCAGAGTCAGGAGCAGATTGAGGAGGCCATCAGCAGAGTGGATGTGGACAAAGACATTCAAACACTGGTGGAAAGCACCTGTGTTACAGCCGATGATAACAAGGCTGAATTCCTCATTGCTGATTATTTTGTGAGAAATTTCACTACACTACTTTCCAGTTCAGAATATTGTAATAGATAATTGCATGTTGAAATACAAGGGTTGTAagagaaactgaaataaatgtttttttcctgtatataaaataatgaggAATACCTTAGGATTaataaggaataataataaggaaTACCTTACAGGATAGTGTATTTGTGAATCGCAGGAGGAAGATGGAAAGACGGTAAtggaaaaggaaagaagaagagaTGCACTAAAGATCAAACTCAAGCGAGTACAGGACTGCATTAATAAAACCAGGAAGGAGAAAGaaggtgatttttttattttattttagacttAATCTTTATAGCTTTACTTAGGAAATAAAGATTAAAGGCACTaagctactgatcagaagatcggcggttcgatccccagcttcACCaggttgcccctgttgggcccctgagcaaggcccttaaccctatctgctgcaggggcgctgtatcatggctgaccctgtgctctgaccccagttacactaggatatgtgaagaaagaatttctgtgtgctgtaatgtacagtatatgtgacaaataaagacgTAACTTATTATGTGCCTTCAACTTAAGAATCAAATATTAACTTTAATGTTGTAATGCTTCACAAAGTGACcatatgtttaaaaatggttttaaaatggattttatCAATACATTTTAGGGCTGGAGAAAATGGTGGGAAcagacactgaaaaaaaaaaaaacctggaggaACAAGAGCAACTGCTTGAAGAGGTATTAAGGGAGTAATAATTTCTATGATATGATCACGTGAAACAATATGACAACGATCGGCTTCGGATTTGTGTTTGATTTTAGTCTATTTTAAAATTGGACCTTTTGGAGGCCACATACTGTAAACTGAACCAACTGATGATGGACTTGGAGGGGAAACCGAAACCTTTCCATCATTTCAATGACAGCATCACCAAATTCAAGGAAAAGGTACAGAGCCGAGTGTGTGCACAAAGCTTTATATTTTATGGTCTCAAATGTCTAACTTGTAAGGAGTGGTATTTGATATGCATTTATGGCCATctaacattcattaaatttaacCAGGAAGTTGAGCACAGCATAGCTAACCTGCCTCGTCCAGTTCGGATGAAAAGGACAACGTTAAGGTCAAGTCAGGCTTTGAGGACTTCGCTTAATTCGAAGGCGCCAGCGAAAAATGGAGTAGACCGTCAGGACTCTGTCCCCGCTATAGACACCAGCAGAGGAGCAGCAAAACACACGCATAAGCGGAGGTCTGAGATTAACGAAGCATCATCAAGGTCTCACGAGGAATGTAAGTAACCCTTTAAAATATCTACATTGTAATAGTTTTCATGGTTTAATATGTGActtattttttacacacacattgatcTGCCACAACACTAAGTCCATCTTCaggtgaattaaataaatttgattaTCACATGGCACATGGGGGATTCGACACAATACTTACCAATCGGTGTATTTGCATCCGGTTTGGTTTTTTTGGTAGGaagaaatcagtatttaagTTATATATTCTACAGTATTTTTCCAGCAACTTTTATACCAAATGTAGCATTTAGATGCAGAAGGAATTCTGGATAGTTGCTTTCTATTGCAAGTAGAATCTTATTTTCCTCttatactgttaaaaaaatccTTCCTTCATGCCTGTCATCCATTGTCAGTACAAGATATAAACTGGTACTATCTAAGATCAAGTTACTGTTAAATGCTTCCATGGTGATTCCCTCCGCCAGGTACTGAGTCCTGCAGTGTGGGGAAATGTAAGGCTTTATATGACTTCGTATCAGAGAAAAAAGATGAGTTAAACATAAAAGAAGGTACATTTACTACCCAAGACCTACTTCAATACACAGCAGGTGTtaagtgtacatactgtactaaatgtttttttctctcaatgTTTTATTAGGAGATCTTCTCAACATTCTTCGAAAGGACCACAGTGGATGGTGGTATGGAGAACTAAATGGGAAGACGGGTCACTTTCCTTTTAATTATGTTGAAGAGCTGCCTGTTTTGAAAATGGCAAAGTCTTCAGATGCTTAAGTCATGGAACTATGGAGTTTTCTTATTTACCAGAGGActtggtggtggtagtgtagGATATTGCAATAAAGAGTATTGGTTTAGGTAAAAGCAGCATCAAACagctttatattatttattactttttaaaggtcATCATGAAGCATGGCTTAGGTTTAGGTTGACATTAAACATCAGAATGTGAAAAATTATCTCTCATTGACTGTGGCATGGTTCATAGTGTCAGACAGGCTGAATGTGTATttcacaaatgtgtttttttcacatGCAACAGACAGTGAGTGTCTCgagagtttacacagaatggtgtgaaaaacatCAGTAAAGAAAAGCAGTTCTTCTCCCATGCTGATGGCAAGAGAATTGGCAGACTGGCTCAAGCAGACAGGAAGtctacagtaactcaaatactCCAACCAGCTCGTCTGGCACAAACAACTACTCCATAATCAAAGTCTGATGATGGTGTGAActttaactgaagctcttgagtGTATCTAtgtgattttatgcattgtgctgcttcCACACAATTGGCCGCTTggaaaatgacatgaatgagcAAGCATTTGGGTAAGTGTGCTGCAATTGGAAAAACATGTATGCAATGGTGGCTGAATTCAGAGAAACAGCCAAAAATGTtttcacaaaagaaaataaatgagattttaatgtctttaaacTCTTCTTGAAAGGAACTaaaattttaatactttaacaATCACCTTGCTTAATGGTATTAAAGACCATACTATCCAAAACAGCAATAATTTTTCCATTGCAATTCTATGGGAATAGTTAACTAAATTATATTTCATGTATAGTTTGCAAACAAAGTTTAATTTCATTGAAATTACTAAGTAAATATAATAAGGACCAACAATTGCTgcattttattatgtaaaagaatctaaaaagaaattatatacaAGTATGACAATAAGAACATTTAAGCAGAACAGTAATAAAATAAGCACAATGTCATTAATGGCTACAGATGAGTCTTGCAAGTGAActtatcattaatattattgtgaATTCAGACAGTCTTTGTAGTATTGTACAGTGCCACAAACTCTTTCCTAACATTAGCCAAAAAGGCAGACAGGTTGTTGGTCTGCTGCAGTCTGCGCTCCAGATGCTCCATTTGTGCCAAGGGAGGATCGCAGGAGACGactgaaaggggaaaaaacaatcaTACATTTAATAGATTAAAGCCTCTTTCTTTTGTATTTGCTCATCATCATTCATCCTGGGTTATAACCATTTTTTTATGTGaccacattttctttttgttaagaGACTGAAAAGGTAGGTGGCAAGAATATTTCACTGTCAGAAAAAGACTAGCAATATGCAGTTCATAAGACATCTTTCATAAATTTGATTGATTAAGTTTCTGCTTATTTAAAGACACAGTGATGAGGACTTAGGACTTTAAAACAGTTAAggttttttataataaagacaTTTGTTTTCATGCATCTGCTATCgaccaaattattattttaaaccttGGTATCATTatcagcctaaagtttcacacAAAGTGCATTCCTGCTGTTAACTAACATTTCTTAAACCTTTAGACGCGTTTTGCATTGGACTGTCTGAACAAGgaacaatttaaaaacattgcatTTAGGCAGACAGGTTGCAACATGGGAAAATAATGCTTTAAACTGTAAGTTGTAGGTcacaatgtttaatagtaaaagtaacaCACAATGTGACGAGAACTCCCAGAACTGAGACTAAACAACTATGTAGCCataagaaaacaactttttgggaaaaattattaaaaaaaaaaaaactttttgccaGGGAGCATAAGGATTGGAATTGGAAGCAATTGAAAAATGGGTCATGGTGCTATTATGAggccagattgaccctattgaTGATACATACGTCTGAGTAAAAAGGGAAGTGCGTAGtccccactgtacaagcctgtggaggcttcagttggtcaggtctcaGGGCTCAGCAATAtaatgtgccaaaaaaaaaaatgtaagtaatctgatgacctgaatgtactgaccaggttatcacattaatggatttttctttcctgatggcacaagcatatttcaggactcaaactgtaaaaaggtggttctaggaaaatgtataattttcacACGTAAACTGTCCACCACATTGTGAtccgtaatcaaagctaaaggtggtcaAATGAATTATTAATGTGGGAGACAGTGCTGTGGGTCACGTCCTCAGGTAATATTGTTGTAAACCTGAATATGTAACTAAGCTTGTTAAGAGTCCGGCAGTGGTATTACACTTTGCAATTAGTATTGATCAAAACACTGCAGAGAAATATTTAAGTACTTTTTGCATTTAGTAAGTTTATACCCCAACTAATTGAActgtgaaaaaaagtatttaattagCAGTGGCGGATGGTCAAAAAGGGGCGCTGCCCacttaaagttaggcagagaagaatgctacttaacatgtaattatttaacatactaattatttactttaataatgaaaaagtttattagTCACAATATTacgctgtatttcttaatataatttatttacaataaaaaaaaaaatctaaactgtattacgttCATTTGTGTTGGTGTACGCGGGGTGCCGGACAAACGAGTGTCTATGTAGGCACataaatttttgaaaagcatgtgatttgcgGCTGAGCTCTaatgggatttttttaaaatcatcctTGGGGTGCAGCACTGTGCGcccgaaccctcccactttGGTTGTTAgtgaatcaatattgtttttaaatatttgggctcatgtgatcgGACCATTCTCAACAAGTCTTATAaacggtcagcagattgttagttaatgtattgaataatGATTGACGTGGAAGCCAGCAAAACAGGAGAGAAAATTCTGTAGTTTCTatgctaaaataccccttcgcAAGGTGATGAGacgataaaagaaaaaaaagagcttgaACCAGACCCACCTGaacttctaattaagcagcagtcaagtgatcgcagccgagcttacactctgtgcttttccagcacttcttatggctatttacaggcaattattaaaagtttaatttcaaTTTTGTCTGTCATCTGTTGTAAACAgtaaatttctttttaagtgaATGCCTCCTGAACACTAGGTGATAAACTCCTATTATTTCTGCCTATTCACACAGGCCTCAATGTTAGTCCAAATGCACACATAAAGCACAAGGCAGGCTGATGCAACTTCACACAGAGGCAAAAACAGCATTGTTTTGCATATCGACAGCTCTGGCCGAACTAAATGCATCAGCTCTTCATGCATTTAACCCTcagcatttcagtttttttgtgcaTGCAAGTGAAGTAACTGCTTTGACTTACTTTGGTACACCCCTTcctcatttatttttagaagaAAGGTGTAGGCACTTTGTGGATTCTTGTGGTTGATGTTTCTGAAGATGAATTGCAGCTTATCACCTACACAAACGTATACAATCAGTAATACTAAACGATATAATTCAGGTAAACAGAGTTCCATATCTAATGAATCTGTAGAAACTAGAAAGGCTTACCCTGGATTTTTCTGATCTCAAGGCTTAACCACTCCTGAAAGATatctttaattttgtttaagttCTTTAGCCGGTCCTTGTTGGCTTTGTTTTGGGAGTGAatcacttaatttttaaaaaggaaaaaacaaaacaaaacataaaagtaaACATATAATGTGAGTAATGTCTGTTTAAAATTGATGAACGAGTATAACATGCAggaatgtatgtgtttgtatatacACAAGCAGATTCCATACATTCTCTGCTCTTGGCCTGCTCTTGCTTCAGCTTCCCAATTTTCTGAATAAGGagttctttctgtttttctttgtactGGATGGATCCCAGGACTTCGGGCAGTTCTTCATTCCTCTCCCTCATGATGGAATTCTGACGTTTCAGCTCTTAAAATGGAAAGTAACATGTGCTCAGTTTCGTACCTTTAACTTAACAAAACGGATACCTGATTGAAACAAATGCTAAGATAAGTGATTACCTTCTGTATAAGCCTGTATGGTCTCAAACATGGTCTCATCTTCCCGGCATTTTTTCGAGCATGTATCTATAGAATGAAAGATGTACGTCAGAGCGATTTAATGTCACACAATAACAATTTGTATAAATACACTGCTGCAGGCTGAAAGTAATGCGGTCTATTTATGGACATTTTCTGTAGTAtgcattattacaaaaaaaaaaaaaagtctgatcaTATGACTCTGGGTTTAATTAAAGATACAATTACTGCCTATTAAATTCTGCATTAACTGCAATGTCCTGcaggtaatgtttaatgttgGGTATCCTGCAGATCTGATGGCACTTGACTCAGATCAGTTgatgaaatatgattttcagaTATCacaccttatacagtatattaatgtcCATTTACAGCTGTTTCAAAAGTGTGCTTAACATGATAATAGATTGTATGACACATTTTAGTCTTTAAGGTAGTAATCCTGTAAATTTGTTACTAATCcatttgttaatgttttattattaataatttaagctTGTGATGTAGTTTTCATTTTGTACCATCATTTAATGTCTTAAAAGGGCATTGGTGACCCAATGGTAGGTCTTCTCGCCTGCTATGCAGAAGGACCAGGTTTAATTTCCTCCCAAAGCCCAAaccctggatgcagtgctggtcaaCAAGCCTGGGTAAAATGAAACGGTTGCGATAGtgagggcatccggcgtaaaacctgtgctaagttgtgtgcagatcggATGGTCCACTAAGGTGACTTCTCGATGGAAACCCCTCTTCAATGCTCTGATTTTCTAGCACTACTTAACTGATCTCAACGTACTAGAATGGCACACATCAAGATTCTTGACACCTGGCATCTATagaaccagtcaaaagtttcgACACagcagtcaaatgtttggacacaggatttattttctacattctaaaacaaatgttgtaaaaaaattattcttttttaaaattatgaaataacacatatggtgGTAGGTAATGAAGTATCAACAACAGTCAGTGTtatggaacagttcttgcaagtacagtatggtgaagtgcatttgcaaaaccctttaagcaccatgatgaaactggctcccacaaagaccatcccagaaaagcaagaccaaaaatacatttttaaaaaggatagAATTAAAAAGGTGCCCAAACTTTTAACTGATAGTGTAAACGGTGAATTTAACTTGCTATAGACCCTTTTAGAatcaggcaggtttggacacaTCTTATAATTACggtctttcctgatttcatttctttctatattgtaaataaaGGCATCCGGGATGTGCAATAATCTGGTTTGAACAGCTGATCCTAACGTCTGTCTGCTACTTAAAGTCTTCATAACAGCTTTAATCTGAGGCGCTGTAAATTTGTGACTGTTGAGGCTTTTAACCCTAGATATACTTCTCATCTGCAGCAGagtttttgtcttgttttctgggaaggtcttcatgacagccagtttcatcatggtgcttgatggctttacaaatgcacttgacaatactgttgttGCAGGAACTATTCCACAGCAACTGACAACCATGTCTTAAAATATCTCTTATCAAATGACTGTTTTGTCGTTGCTTACGTAATGCTATGTGTAATTTCATAgtttcatagaaaaaaaaagaagaaaaataacccACTTAACAAAAACCATAGCTTTTGACTGGTGCTGTAGGTGTGTAAGTGCCGGTGTCTTACCCAGAACAGACTTCATGTAGTGTTTGTGCGCTTGGCAGAACTCCACTGTAGCCTCAGTCAGCATTTCACCCATAGCCTGGGACAAGAGTTTACTCCTGATTCCCTCCAGCTTGCTGCTGAACTTTTCCACGGCGTCAAGATCTTTAATCGAAGCCATTTAGATCTAGAGGGAAGCGAAATGTAACAGCTTGATTAGCTTCAAATCTCCTTCAGTTACCCTATTAGAATTGTTTTCTTCATATACTCAAGTCCCGCCTCCCTGCTCGGATTGGTCTGGGGTCCATACAAACTTGTGCTCCGACGAATGAAGTCTGAGAATGAAACCGTaggccaatcagagcgcagagACGCGATGCTTACTAGCCAATCAGAGCGTAGAACCCAGACGATAGCAAATGCGGACGGGAAAGGAAAAAACCTCTAACGGAAAAGCTAGATAGCTAACGTATCTAAATTAGAAcatacagtgcatctttaaCTGTTAATTAGCTAACATGGTTACACAAATTGTAGTTGTTGGACAAGTTCGAGTCCAGCATCCAGGTTTAAAGATCGTAAAATTTCTTACCTGTTTTACAATCCGAAGGGCTTTCCGATTTCAAAAATGAGGCGCGCGAACAGCGACGTAATGCGGAAGTGACGCAATGATACGCgtgtgataaaaataaaataatgtaattatataagctaattatttattattacaaatattgTCTTTCGCATTTGCTACTTTATCTTTTAATCATCTTTATGTATCTCAGATTTATTCGTTACTCTACCAATTTTAATTGTCGTAAAACACTTACGGCATTTAGTTTTCTATCATAACAAACTGTCAATGACATGTCCGTGATGACGCACAGATACAGTGTGTCAAatatatattcatgtatatGATGTGTTGATATTTAATGGTAATATTATCGACACAAATTCATTGTATGGGCTCGGCTCCAGCAGTTTTTACACACTGCTGCCATCTAGAGGATTTACTTCGCCATGACACATCGTGAAAACCACTTCACTAAGTAATATTCATACtgaaacatacatacatacatatacatagactatatggacaaaagtatttggccaaacctgttataATTGAATTCAgctgtttcaatcaggcccctaaTCCCCCaatttaatgcttcagcatatcaCTTTATTAATCCAAAAGAAAATGGTATCGTTAAAGCAGCCAGTTCACCGATCATACAACAAATAAGAAACAATCAAAATTGCAATAAgaaaaggaaaatgtaaaacaaaaaagatacTTGTGTACAATTTAAGGTGCAATTTAAGGTGCACCAATGAATttcaaataatgtaaaataataatttaacttgAATTGCACAAacttacatattacatataaatGTTGTGTGGATTGTGCACTATACTTTAACCTGAAACCCCTGTATTACACAGCCTATGCCTCTTCATGATGCTACGACTGATGTTAACTGTACAAAGAAGGCCCATATTCAAATGACTccataattatactgtatatgaggttGTTTTAGTCATTGCAATGTCATTTAATTTAGTATAACAGAATGTAAACCTATATTAAAGGTAGAACTTTCTATTTCTTTGTATATTTTGATGATGTCTTTCCTGACagaagaaacagacagacatttcGGCCCCTTGGATGCCTCTGTAGTAATTAGGGGTTACGGGCCTTCAAGGGTCAAGGCTCTAAGTATAGTAGAAAAAATCATGAGCACTGCTCTCGAGTACCATGATACTTCCTTAAAAGAGAACTTCTCAGGCACTGAACTCTAATTTCTATGTCCTATAAATATCTGGTCAAATAGGCACTTGCAAATTAAACAGTTATGTGCTAATGGCTTTGAATTTTCATGGTCCTCCAACAGGTCATATACTTTTTCCCTTggattaatatgtttattatggCAACTGTATCATTCCATTAATTGTTTAAGACTCTTTATTTAATTGTCATTGCTGCAACACCAGGTCTAGAGCTTTATGGGAAATTAATACtggataaaaatattaataatactggATAGCATGGCAAGTTGGCATCTAccttttaaatgaatgaatttcaaACCATGAGATATCCTGTTGAGTTGACCAAAGCTTTATTTCACCCTTAAATTCTAACATAATACATTTAGAagaccatccatccatccacccaggaacctctgtagtccaactagggccCTGAAGGCCAATAGTGATCATTagatttattcccatttttaggACTGTTGTAGGACCTCTAATCAAAattcacactacaggcaatttttaaatgctgattagtctaatctgcatgtctttagactgtgggagg
The DNA window shown above is from Clarias gariepinus isolate MV-2021 ecotype Netherlands chromosome 5, CGAR_prim_01v2, whole genome shotgun sequence and carries:
- the nostrin gene encoding nostrin, which gives rise to MKEPLSTCTYNLLYQDLKTFSKHGEHFCKELVTVFQQRAELEINYAKRLQKLAGKLISVSKMMTSNSTYNAWSFVSNEMFSTADAHRTLGHGLQQDALGEIRQMLDEHTKRKKPLENAIEKSKKIVMTNWNEQLKAKKKLTGLTREHEALFSFVEKNKHICTEKEKQKMLNRLSKSAELQVKVDEDYFSMNIDSCQIRLKWENTLKSCYQIVQEIEKQRIEALSNAVNKYKIHMCSYSQSLLHSQEQIEEAISRVDVDKDIQTLVESTCVTADDNKAEFLIADYFEEDGKTVMEKERRRDALKIKLKRVQDCINKTRKEKEGLEKMVGTDTEKKKNLEEQEQLLEESILKLDLLEATYCKLNQLMMDLEGKPKPFHHFNDSITKFKEKEVEHSIANLPRPVRMKRTTLRSSQALRTSLNSKAPAKNGVDRQDSVPAIDTSRGAAKHTHKRRSEINEASSRSHEECTESCSVGKCKALYDFVSEKKDELNIKEGDLLNILRKDHSGWWYGELNGKTGHFPFNYVEELPVLKMAKSSDA
- the spc25 gene encoding kinetochore protein Spc25, which translates into the protein MASIKDLDAVEKFSSKLEGIRSKLLSQAMGEMLTEATVEFCQAHKHYMKSVLDTCSKKCREDETMFETIQAYTEELKRQNSIMRERNEELPEVLGSIQYKEKQKELLIQKIGKLKQEQAKSRELIHSQNKANKDRLKNLNKIKDIFQEWLSLEIRKIQGDKLQFIFRNINHKNPQSAYTFLLKINEEGVYQIVSCDPPLAQMEHLERRLQQTNNLSAFLANVRKEFVALYNTTKTV